The following DNA comes from Henckelia pumila isolate YLH828 unplaced genomic scaffold, ASM3356847v2 CTG_461:::fragment_3, whole genome shotgun sequence.
GGTGTGATGGGTCATTTTACACCATGTTAATTCATAATTGTAATAATGATTTGGTGATTTATGTTAGGAATGGTGGGATGATGGGATCTATTCGCCACTAATTTGACCCGAAGTAACTAATTTTGATAtgatgaaataaagaaattctTAAATTTACATTTAATGTGtgtgtttttaattattattttcattcaCTTTAGATCAGTGTAAATTTGTTTTAAATCTCGAAATTCAAACTTAAGTTTGTTTTAGTCTCTATTAGAATTGCACTTCTTGAtccagataaaaaaaaaatgtttctgaACTCTCTGAAACATATATCTTTTCAAGAGTGAAATTCGATAAAgaatattaaaaatatgatgctagtatatgatatttgagtatcaataattttaaattcGGTACAAAAGataagattttgagtataaaattaaatatttttttaataatatcaaCACTTGCATCACATgttttgatactcaaatatcatatgttaatatcatatatacatgaaatAGTTAAgactcaaatatcatgtattagcattatattttcaatattttgtacCGATTTTTATCTTAAAATCTGATAAAAAGACTTTCAATTATGCATATATGGTTGTTTATTGTTGtagttattgttattattatttcgtCGTTAATTTGCATTATTTTTGGCCGTTGGAGAGTCATGCATCTCTATAGAATGTAATGTTAATGGTCAATGAATATTGAGAAGTACTGTGTacaactttaaaatatttatatcacaATTAGATATATCTGATCATCTTTCAAATTTCACGGTAAGTCGAGTGTCatattttcatcaaaataatTGAATTCCTTGTAATCAATGAGAATCAAATACATGATTTTACTTCTGATACTAATTGTAGGACCAAACACTTGTCGTTTTACTAAAAACTAAAGCTGATGGTAAttatgcaactcaaatcttttaaaccgcaaaGCAGTCCAAGCGTCATGATTCGATCTCTCTACCCACCAAAGATAATTATTGCACTCCAACATTATTGTTCACGTCGAAACAACTCTATTAATGAAACTCAAATCCATGATATATTTTTGTACAATATATATACcttcaaattttatattaaaatattaattcctCGTGAAACATAAGGGTGCAAACGAGTCGAGTATCATACTACTAGAGTTTGACTCGACTCGTATTTACTCTACTTGAGCTTGAACTCGGTcgaataattaatttcaaactcGAACTCAACTCGTGTATATttcgagctactcgagctcgaacttgaaaaactcaaaaaataaacttatatataaataaatatagataaatatatatatattgatattatatgtattatatttttatatttttatattatatatatacataatcgagtagctcgcgagctactcgaacaTATACATATAATTCTCGAGCTTGAGTTCGATTATAGATTCAATTCAAACTACTCGaactcgactcgagctcgatcaAATCGAATTCGAGTACGTCGAGTTTTGAACGAACCGCTCTCGAGTTGCTCACGAATAACTTGACTCGTTTGTACTCCTAGTAAAATATTTTAACTTGACCAAGAAGTATAGCCAAGTCAACCCACACACAACGTTAGATGCGTtcttatatatcattttttttatatagcaCTCTCAATATTATTCATTATAAACAATATTattctcaaatttttttaatcgaAATAAAGACATCGGAATTTATCTAGACAAGTCGTATTTGAAACCGCGGGTGAGAATTTCAAGTGTCCGTGTGTACCGATTCCAAGATAGAAGCAACTGTTGCGGCGACATGGACATTTGGTTGGTGAGAAAGCTACTATGTCCCCTAAcctattataaaaatatatatttgagaaaATAAGATTAGGTCTTGTGTGCGATAATTGTTCTCGTCTGGATACCAACCGAAGCGTTTGGTTTTCGCGattatataacttaaaaaatttgagtttgTACTATAAATTACATATATAACTTTTTATGAAAGGACACAATGTTAAGATCAAGCACTTATCACATACTAAAAATTATAGTTGTTAGCTATAAGACACAACTTTATTTCTTTATACTTGTGGCAGCACAGATGTGTTGTTAAACCCATGAGTACGGGGAAAGGCATGTCTTGCTCCTTGTGTTGTCTCAGTCGGCCCTGTCCCTAGCAAAACAATATCACCGTTTAGATTTGATGTCTCTATTTTACAGCACACCTAGCCAACCATATATTCAAACAACGCAACGTCAGCAACTTGACGCACCAGAGCTCCCTAAGTGGTCACTCATCTCAGTACTATTCTCAACCGCGCATGGTTAACCCAACATGATGCGCGATTATATAACAGTCAATGTTAGAAGTTCAAATCTAATCGATTGCATAAATATAATTATTGAGTGTTATTCAAATGCAATAATTATCCTTTTATTGAGTTAAACGTTTAtcacttgataaatttttttatataaaatagcAGACATTGAGTACTGCAAATagtcataaaatataataaatagttTTTTTAAGTACAAATTATATCGAATATCGAAATTACATCGTATTGCAACACTAAAGAGTGAAATTTATCCGCACAACCGACGGAATTTGAACATGGACTCGAGACGTGCTTGTCTCGAGCTAAGAAAGTACCtaaatctacctaaataaattaagaaaTCTACCCGCAGTCAGCGGGAATCGAACCTGAAACCTCGTGGTCTCAGGGCCTCAGTCTTGACCTCATTggcaaaatataataaatagttATATGAAGAGTTGGTTGAGTTGGGCCATTTTACCATATGGAAAGTTGAAAGTTTCAATTTTGACGCGTTGTTACCTGGCAACATACACCTTATATAAAGGGCTACGCTTGGAGCAAATGAACCACACAACCAAATTATATTTCATAGTTTCAAATTATTTATAAGTACTCCGATCCCTATTTTAAGAATCTCTCCTTTTCTAATTCGTATCTTCAACAATGAAAGACAAGTTTACAGGCACAATTCTGCAGAGCCATGCTCTTTCCAAGGttaaatttttatatcaaatGTTTGTTGTACAAAATTCTAGTTCGTGTAttactttattttaatattacaaAAGATTTAAAACTTAGAtaagttttattttataaaatattttcataattcGTAGAAAATTTCTTTCCTTAATTATTTTCCAAATGTTTGGAGAATTAATTCAGGCATGTACGTAATTTTGTTCGAACAAATATTCTctacaatattttattgttgttcaACATTAATATAATACTTGACTCAGAAGTAATATAATCCAACAATTAACTTTGGGTTTACTTTAGCATTATTATCTATTTTTGTTTCATAACTCGTTCTATATATCTTTCTCTTTATATTGCATGCATGCAGTACATTTTGGAAACTGCGTATCCCAGGGAGCATGAGCAACTCAAGGAAATACGGATGGCTACTGTAGAAAAATACGATTTCATGTaagattaatttttatatttttctcgAAAATTTTAATTGTGATTAATATTTACTAATTAATTATATGAATTATAATTATCCAGGAGCATGATGAATGTACCTGCCGACGAGGGATTGTTCATATCAATGTTGTTGAAGATTATGAATGCAAAAAAGACCATCGAACTCGGAGTTTTTACCGGCTACTCGCTTCTATCGACTGCTCTAGCCCTCCCCGACGATGGAAAAGTACGTAAAATTCATTAATTTATATcgtttatatttttataatgatgATATATGAAGAAAAGTTactaatatatgttttttttatgatttcttTTCAGATAGTAGCAATTGATCCAGATAGGGAAGCATTTGAGACTGGATTGCCATTCATTCAGAAAGCAAAAGTGGGCCACAAAATCAACTTCATTCAGTCCGATGCCAATATTGTTCTCAAGGAATTTGTTGCCAATGTAATTAGTtacttaattatatatatatatatacaaattttgaattaatatatataattggtaacaaaaagtaattaatttaatatgcGCGCAGGGGGAAAGTGGAACATTTGATTTTGCATTTGTGGATGCTGATAAAGATAATTACATAAATTACCATGAGGAATTAATGAAATTGGTCAAAGTTGGAGGAATTATAGCCTACGACAACACCTTGTGGGGTGGAACAGTAGCAATCTCAGAAGAAGATGAAATGGAGCATTACTTGAGAGTTTGGAGACAAGCTGTGGTTGATTTCAATGCTTTTTTGGCTAAGGATTCTCGTATCGAATTGGCTCTTCTTTCCATTGGAGATGGCCTCACCCTTTGCAAGCGCCTCAAAtagataaaaaataatttttttttatgtccttatatattgtttaattatgttatattttttttttcaatttgcgTTTTTTATTCAACTTATATCAATTGTAATTCA
Coding sequences within:
- the LOC140871825 gene encoding flavonoid 3',5'-methyltransferase-like, which gives rise to MKDKFTGTILQSHALSKYILETAYPREHEQLKEIRMATVEKYDFMSMMNVPADEGLFISMLLKIMNAKKTIELGVFTGYSLLSTALALPDDGKIVAIDPDREAFETGLPFIQKAKVGHKINFIQSDANIVLKEFVANGESGTFDFAFVDADKDNYINYHEELMKLVKVGGIIAYDNTLWGGTVAISEEDEMEHYLRVWRQAVVDFNAFLAKDSRIELALLSIGDGLTLCKRLK